catacagattcagtcagatgcagacatatactagttcatacagattcatgcagatagttatttcagcttatgagttcagatcttattcatgatttctatacatatatacatgttgtctttatgccttacatattcagtacattatccgtactgactccccgttgctcggggggctgcgttcgtgcccgcaggtacaggtagacaaggaggtggtccagcttagtaggacccttattcAGCAGTGATCAGTACACTCCATTCGATcgggagttgcagtctattttggtaggtcattcttttgagatgtatatagatgggtacgacggggccctgtcccgtcccttctacagctttattccaatagaggtctatagacagttatatgtagtagtcagacgatgtagccttgtcgacttatattcttttgtgtacagtatatatatatatatatatatatatatatatatatatatatatatatatatatatatatatatagcagcctagttggcttgcactgttcttccgcatgttatgtatgtatatatatatatatatatatatatatatatatatatatatatatatatgcagattgtgtAGAGTTCAGATGTTCCCTCTTTATGAGATGAGTTTGTGCCgtttatgggctattgatgttcagcatgtttcagataagtgtttaggggtgtttggtcactagaggtcagactcccatcacggctcatcggtttgggtcgtgacatatctcCACAAACTTTGGTACCCATAAACatcattaataattccatattaTAATTACCTCGAACAGCAACTACGTATCAGTGATCCCCAACTATCAAAAATATTGTTGAACATCAACATTACTACATCAGTAATTCTTCACAACCCCACCCtcccagtaaaaaaaaaaaaaaaaaattgaaattcgTAGGACCTTTTTTCCCTATGTTTATGTTATAGCGTCATTAGTAATAggatttttcttttgtttagtTCTTTATCTTTTCTCTTTTCTGAGCATTACTAAACATGTCCAACAATTACAAAAACATTTCTAGCGAAGATGATAAAAATCTATCATTTCTTAGGGCGAAACGGTAAAGCGCCTCCATATCGGGCTAAATCATTGTAATTATTTTGCTCATTTGAATATTATAATGCCTAAATCTGATGGATTTTTGACTTGGAAGTTTAAGGTTTGTGTCTAAAGGTGGATAAGTATATAAAAACAAACAAATATAACTTCAATGAATACTTTTTTTCAAATTGAAAATGAAGATTTGCTAATGCTGAATGGCAGAATTGATTAATAATAAGAATCCCTAATAAGAATGATGTTCAACAATTTTAATACTTGGATTATGATATTAATTGGTACTAAAATTTGTGGAGATATAGCTTTTCTTACCAAAGTTAAGAGTGTTTTCCTTAAATCTATCCTCTTAACTATGGTTAAGATACTTATCAAATTAACTTAACGGAAAAAGGCCAAATATATCCCTGTATTATCTGAAAAAGGCCAAATATactcttcgttatactttgggtctaaatatactCTGTTGTTATACTATTGACTCAAATATATCCTTAATCAGTTAAATTTGTCCACTTTAGACATCCTATCCTACATGGCAGTGCCATTTAATGAGGTGGATGTCACGTGGCATTGCCACCTCTTCatccctaacccattttactcctCCCCTCTTCCGCCACTAAAATTTCCACCCTCTCTACTATCCTACCATTACCACCATATAGTTACAACTCTAGAAAATTCATCTATGGAGCATAAAGAAGAAAACAAGCAAACTTATTGAACCTTATATCAGAAGTTTGTCATATGCGATTGTGCTTTGTCTTCTATTTTGGCCTTTGGAATTGAGACGTTCTCTGCCCTtcttaatgtttttttttctctGAAGATAATGACCTTTCATTAAAGTGAACAGTTTCTTCAAAGTAGATATCCAAACTGAACACCTTAATTGGAACTTAGGACAAATGAACTCGGACCAGATTTTTTGACGGAAAATCTCTCTGTTGATTCAAGTTGGTCAGTGgtcactgattttttttttttagagctGTAAGTATATGGCGGCAATGGCGGTGAAGAGAGTgaaaattttagtggtggaagaaaggaggagtaaaatgggttaggggtgatGAGGTGACAATAtcacgtggcatccacctcatcaaatgccACTGCCACGTAGGATAGGATGTTCAAGGTGGACAAATTTAACggatgaagggtatatttgatctAATAGTATAATGGCAGGGATATATTTGAACTCAAAATATacaaagggtatatttggccgttttccaatagtacaggggtatatttgacccttttccgttaacTTAATCTAGACCTTTAATAAATAAATAGGACAAATGTTACTCATCTAATTATTTACTTGAGGAGATAGAGAGAAGTGTAATGGAGAGTAGTCAAATCCGGAGATGGCAGGGCCAAAACATTTGGCATGTTCCGACGTCGACTACTAAAAGCCAAGTGCATATAAAAGACACTAGATGGCGTATGCCCGTGCTGCCCACGGGCCCACcattttagattatagtgtatttatgtgtgtagttattttttgatattgcttgattttttaatatgaggtttatttttttttattgtttttttttaatatgaggtccactttttttttaacatgagtTAGAGGTGAACGACGATACCACCTCCAATGCCCGTGCTGGGCACGGGCctaacactttggattatagtgtatctatgtatatgtagttttgtttgggtagtgataatatatatatatatatatatatatatatattttatattgctaataaacacacacacacacacacacacacatatatatgtgtgtgtgtgtgtgtgtgtgtgtgttcaaaacacgattaatgtaacattatagtttgtgctccgtatccaaaactttattatattagtgcttgctacgaatataaagtttgcaaaaatttattaatactttttaaaagagaagacttgtttaaaacgaaactattttcctctctttcacacaaaataatagcaatatttaagcttCAGTTAATATTGTAAATTTTAATTCGactaatttaaaggtgtaaaatattctattgttaatgtatatagttggacctaaacaatacttattattttttatcaaattttgatttggataattctaattctaattcaaattattaaattaattttacatgtttaaaatgaaacaaagtagaaatttgattttctatttaaacgaagaactattattttttaatttttggtgaatattcttggtttagctcattttacttgtcatgttatcttttgcactttttttaaggaaacgtcaattagaattataatttgactaatttaccttatttattatttgatctccatttaatattatttttgcttttatgacattaatctcttttcacatttattagagtaagaataaaaattaaaatataaatattttaagtatatttattttagtaaacataacaaataaatgacatggtggaatagcaaatacaatagttaaatatctagattagatctcaaactaatataagaaaagaaaggaaattatatggtttgactacttaaccttttgaagaaaagcaataatatgaggtccacgttttttgctgtacaataatttcattttctctcactaatgggttgatacgcatatggcaatgaatccaccattattgacatAATGGAAATACTTTGGGAAttacttgaatattgtttgattttttaatatggggtgcatgttttttttttatatcttatttttttaatataaggtccacttttttttttatattgcttgatttttttaatatgagaaccacctttttttttacatgagtttgaaggatttttttttatatttttttaacatggggtccactttttttttttttttttttacacatgaATTGGGGACAGACGACGATCCATCCCCCAACCCATGCTTATATATACTACTAGATGATGAAAGCCTGTGCTAGCACGGGCTCAACAGAAAAAATAGtaccacacttttctttttagtttgtctaaaaaagaatgatatatttttatgtttagaaatcatttaacttgaaacttccccttttacctttaatgaaatgatataaatccacacaaatatgtatgatttgttttagatcacaagtttcaaagatctttcctttcttttttaaaattcgtgcctagtcaaactatgtcacataaattaggacaaagagagtaccttttagtaatataattatggaatttttattatagaaaatattataattcaattaattgaaaatatcaataaattacaccttctcctaccgagtttcatgccatcatctctttctactcaacaacactgaaaaacgctttcatgtgttagcatctattttgtagtcttaaatttttaagtatagaacaacttcatcattttaagaaaatatgtgtatacgtttcttgatcGTTGATATTTCgttttcttgatgttattcctcattatttgtgtgagacgtatgtgtctaaaattagtgcatttttatccttatccaaaggtataagttttaaatcttttggttttatgacttctttagcggtttttgtgttcaatttaaatcgttatttcttttttcctgaatttatcttctttaaattttctcgcatacatttaccattttctgaacttattatcattatttatatttaaatgtcctttttttttgcaattgtctcctacttctttaCGTGGAcctcaccttaattttttttttctaattgtcTCCTACTTTTTCACGTGGATCCcatcttaaatttttttttagttatttattttaactatattagaagagtgggtggttgacgaccaaacccactcttctaatatagcaGAAAATTAATCACATAGTTCATATATAATGGTAGAAAGAATTGCAGGTTAAGTACGGTTTCAACAGTTTATAGAAAAATTTGCTTGTTAAATGAGCTGTAGTTGAAATATGTACAGGTGAGAAAAATGAAAGCTATTGGGTTGGAAGAGTGTATAGGAGTAATAGATAAGCAAGTAGTAAAGAAGACCAAAGGGCCCACAATTTTGAATTTAATTGACACATAAGGGACCAACGACGACGATCCTGACAccaacccatgcttctatataagtAGAAAATTAGACGGTGTATGTCTaatactttagattatagtgtatttatgtttatatatttgtatttagatagtgataatatatatatattttatattgctaataaacatacataagtttgcactatttttatgcatatatatactatgttcaaaacacgattaatataacattgtagttgtgctctgtatccaaaactttattatattagtgtttgctacaaatacaaagTTGGAAAAATTTTATTAAtgctttttaaaagagaagacttgtttaaaacgaaactattttcctctctttgagataaaacaatagtaatatttaagcatcagttgatactttgaattttaattcgattaatttaaaggtgtaaaatattctattgctaatgtatgtagattggacctgaacaatacttattattttttatcaaattttgatttggataattctaattcaaattattaaattaattttacatgtttgaaacgaaacaaagtagaaatttgattttctatttaaacgaacaactactattttttaatttttggtaaatattcttggtttagttcattttacttgtcatgttgtcttttgcacgattttttaaggaacgtcaattagaattataatttaactaatttaccttattaattatttgatctccatttaatattattttttcttttacgacattaatctcttttcacatttattagagtaagggaaaaactgaaaaagtaattaaattctatcttatttgaaaatataaatattttaagtatatttattttagtaaacataacaaataaatgacatggcggaatagcaaatacaacagttaaatatctagattagatctcaggctaatataagaaaagaaaggaaattgtatggtttgactacttaaccttttgaagaaaagcaataatatggggttcatattttttgctgtacaataatttcatttgttcctactaatgggttgatacacatgtggcgatgaatccaccattattgacttaatggagatactttgggaattacatgaatattgtttgattttttaatatggggtgcatgttttttttaacattgcttttttttaatatggggttcattttttttttatatggctTGATTTTtgtaatatggggtgcactttttttttttacatgagtttggagatggtgggatccactttttttcctttttttaaatattgtttggtgtttttagtatggggcccactttatttattttttatattgcttggttttTTTAGTCtggggcccacctttttttttatattgcttggtgtttttagtatAGGGTCcaccttattatttttttgaccgtttatatttcgtcttcttgatgttattcctcattattggtGTGAAAcatatgtgtctaaacttatacccaaaggtataagttttaaatcttttggttttattacttttttgtgttcaatttaaatcgttatttcttttttttcctaacttctcttctttacattttctctaagcgtacctttatcattttctgaacttattatcattatttaaatatcatatttttttctgttgcaattgtctcctagttctacacgtggaccccaccttaattttttttctgtagcaattgtctcctacttcttcacgtggatcccacctttatttttatttttttgcaattaTCTTCTAATTCTCCACGCGGAcctcaccttaattttttttaatctctactattatagaagagtgagcCCCGccttaaatttgttttttttttcattcctattattatagaagattgggtcccccttatttatttatttatttattcttgttaCAATTTTTCTACTATTAAAGAAGATTGGGGCCCATcttattttgttttaatttttttggtgTCTGACGACGAAAAAGTGAGCAAACTCACTCTTGTATatagttaaaataaaataaaataaaaataaaccaaTAATGGTGATGCGTGGACTTAGGGTCAACTAATGAAACCAAAAAACATATTGTTAAAATTTTCTTTGTGCTTTCCCACGAAATCCCATGCCAACCGTAGGCTCTAAAGTTCTTGTCTCCCACTTAAAGTAATGCAAATTCAAAGTTTTAATTCCTTTTTCTATTGGACTTGGCCCTGTTGAAAAATATTAAAATGTGAAAAACTGAAGCTGTCAACTAACACAACCTTCGGAACAAAAAAAGTACTAACAAAACTTTAATAAATCCATTGGCATCTCAGCCATTCTCACCAGCATTTTCCCACCAGTAACTTTCATCAAGATTCTAAAAGAGTTCAACAATCTCAAGCCATTTCACAGCTAGTATAGAGTTGAAAGTCAGATGGTTTTTCAAGAAAAGAGAAGGTTTGAGTTAGTTTTAGGCATTTTAGTAGTACTAAACATTTTGTGGGTGGGGGCTAAATCTCAGTGCAGTGATGATTGTGATGCATTAGCTTCATTTTATGTATGGAATGGTACAAACCTCACTTTCATATCTAATTCTTTTTCAACCACCATCAAGAATATTGTTAGTTATAATCCTCAGATAACCAATCCAGATATTATTCGATACCAAAGCAGAGTTAATGTTCCCTTCTCATGTGGCTGTGTTGATGGGAAATTCATGGGCCATCAATTTGGTGTGAAGATCAGGGCTGGTACTACTTATCCAAGAATCGCCCGGCTTTATTATTCGAACCTTACAACAGTTAAAAATTTTCAGGAGTTAAACAGTTATGATCCTAACAATGTTCCTGCAAATTCTATAGTAAATGTTATTGTGAACTGCTCTTGTGGGAATAGTCGTGTGTCAAAAGATTATGGACTATTTATAACTTATCCTCTTCGGCCTAATGAGAATTTGGTTACAGTAGCCAATGAGTTTAATCTACCACAGAAGTTGCTGGAAGACTATAATCCTGAAGCAAATTTCAGCAGGGGCAGTGGTCTGGTTTTCATTCCTGGAAAAGGTAATTAACTCTTTACCAAGGCTTCTATACTCATATTCTTTGGATATTTTAAGTACAATTAGTCGGATTCGGAAGAGTGTTTACAGTAAGATGTGCAGAAGCATTAAAAGGGAACCATGCTCATTTTATATTATAACGGGAAGGAACAATTTTGCGTACTATATTTACAAACAGTCGTAGTGAGTCTTCAGATGATTTGACTATGTATGACAAATTTAGTGCAAAACTTGGGATTGTCACTTTAATATCTGTTAAATTCTGAGTGTTGGCTGATATTGTACTAGTTTTTATCCTAAATCTCTATTTTTGATACGTATTATGTTGCAGATCAAAATGGAACTTATCCACCATTAAGGACTTCTCCAAAGTATTCTCCAACCTCAATGAGTTCTTGATTATTTCTTGAATGCTATAATATTGGTAGCTAATTATTGTTTCTTGCTTTTCACAGCTCAAAAGGTTGGCCCTATTTTAGTGCTCCAGTGGCATTGTTTTCAACTTATCAAGTCTAAGGTATCAAAAATAGCTTTGAATGTGATTGTAATCTACTAAAACTAATTTTTTGCCAGGAATCTCTGGTGGAGAAATGGCTGGCATATCGGTTGCAGCAGTTTCTGTTGTAGCCCTTTTAGCGGTTTGCCTCTATCTTACCTTTTATAGAGGCAGGAAAACGGAGGAAGAATCGTTTCTTCACTTGGAACCTTACAAACATAGTAGTAATAAGCATGTTCCTGGTGCATACTTAAACTTTTCTATGAAAGCAATGTGTAGTTCATCCTTTGAATAAGTTTATAACTAGCTACAGACCTTGAAATTTCCTTAAATGACTCAGGTCATGGAAATTTTAAGAATTCTTCAGGAGGGGTTCCTCTTAATAAGGATGCTTCTCCAGAGGCCCCAAGGATCACCGTGGATAAATCTGTGGAATTTTCATATGATGAACTTGCTAATGCCAGTGACAACTTCAGCACAGCCTACAAGCTTGGCCAAGGTGGTTTTGCATCTGTTTACTATGGAGAGTTAAGAGGCGAGGTTCGTTGTTATGCTTGTTTGATAGAAATGATTAGCAATTATTTGGATACTCAATTGATGATCATCAACTTAGTTCTAGCTGCTTTAATATGTCACACATTGCACCATTCACATAATTGTCTTGACTCAGCAGGCATTTCTTCTATTTCCTGGTCAAAAGTAGTAGCTTGGGTTTTTGTATATTCATGCTGCTAATCTCCTTTGTCTCAATAATATACAGAAAGCTGCTATCAAGAAAATGGATATGCAAGCAACAAAAGAGTTCCTTGCTGAATTGAAGGTTTTGACCAATGTTCATCACTTGAACTTGGTAAATTCATTACTCATACTGATATATTATCAGCAATACCTTGATTATTATAGTCCTCTTTGGCACCTATCCTGAGGTACTATGGTAAAAGATGTCACCACCGATGGTGAAGATTACAAATTTCATCAATCTTTTAACTTCTCCATAATGCAATTTTGAAAAATTTGAGTGAacattttctttttttcatatGATGAACTTCCTTTTCGGAATTTGAATTACTCAGTATGCCAATTCATTCAGTTCTCTGAGCGACTTGCTTGATAATGAGATACTTCTCATTGGGAAAGTCAGGATTGGTGATTAATTTAGTTCTGCCATACTTGAGATTTAGCGGATAAAGAATCCATTAGCCTCATACATCAGTAGAGAATATGAGGTAATATTTCACATGTTGAAACCGTTGCAGGTACGTTTGATAGGATATTGCATTGAAGGATCTTTGTTCTTAGTATACGAATACGTTGAAAATGGAAACCTAAGCCAACACCTGCGTTTAAGTAAGTTCAGTCCTTCTCATTGCATGAAAACTTCATGTCAACCAAATTTCAAATGTCTCATAGTTCCATATCCATCTTGTACTTTTCATTTCCAGGTAAGACACCATTGCCATGGTCTACCAGGGTGCAAATTGCTCTGGATGCAGCTAGAGGCCTAGAGTACATCCATGAACACACTGTTCCTGTTTACATCCATCGCGATATTAAATCAGCCAACAT
Above is a genomic segment from Lycium barbarum isolate Lr01 chromosome 12, ASM1917538v2, whole genome shotgun sequence containing:
- the LOC132621856 gene encoding chitin elicitor receptor kinase 1-like; its protein translation is MVFQEKRRFELVLGILVVLNILWVGAKSQCSDDCDALASFYVWNGTNLTFISNSFSTTIKNIVSYNPQITNPDIIRYQSRVNVPFSCGCVDGKFMGHQFGVKIRAGTTYPRIARLYYSNLTTVKNFQELNSYDPNNVPANSIVNVIVNCSCGNSRVSKDYGLFITYPLRPNENLVTVANEFNLPQKLLEDYNPEANFSRGSGLVFIPGKDQNGTYPPLRTSPNSKGISGGEMAGISVAAVSVVALLAVCLYLTFYRGRKTEEESFLHLEPYKHSSNKHVPGHGNFKNSSGGVPLNKDASPEAPRITVDKSVEFSYDELANASDNFSTAYKLGQGGFASVYYGELRGEKAAIKKMDMQATKEFLAELKVLTNVHHLNLVRLIGYCIEGSLFLVYEYVENGNLSQHLRLSKTPLPWSTRVQIALDAARGLEYIHEHTVPVYIHRDIKSANILINKNFRAKVADFGLTKLIEAEGGSLNTGVVGTFGYMAPEYGQFGDVSPKVDVYAFGVVLYELISAKQAIIRTGETATESKGLVTMFEDVLDEVDPREGICKLIDPKLGDDYPLDSVWKVALLAKACTNENPQLRPSMRSIVVALMTISSSSADWNIAGFYENQGLAHLMSGR